The following are encoded in a window of Amycolatopsis lexingtonensis genomic DNA:
- a CDS encoding D-Ala-D-Ala carboxypeptidase family metallohydrolase, with the protein MSRRTVLRGAVVLGAAAAVSPLLLPGTAQAYSWSRTLVQGNTGADVAELQIRVAGWAADSPSHSRVSIDGEFGPGTAAAVRRFQAAYGLSADGQVGPATQAALNALEQSDGSTAHFDFSEFTDRVSGTFNGGKVSAATAKENARRCMYKLEAVRKKLGNKPITVNSGFRSIAHNADIGGASDSMHLYGTAADLNVPGVSNKTVYQKAETSGFSGLETYNTDHQHVDSRADLGRAWWWENGTV; encoded by the coding sequence ATGAGCCGCCGCACGGTGCTGCGCGGCGCGGTGGTGCTCGGTGCGGCCGCGGCGGTCAGCCCGCTGCTGCTGCCCGGTACCGCACAGGCGTACTCCTGGTCCCGCACTCTCGTGCAAGGCAATACGGGCGCCGACGTCGCCGAACTGCAGATCCGGGTCGCCGGCTGGGCGGCCGATTCGCCCAGCCACAGCCGGGTTTCGATCGACGGCGAGTTCGGCCCCGGCACGGCGGCCGCGGTCCGCCGGTTCCAGGCGGCGTACGGCTTGAGCGCGGACGGCCAGGTCGGCCCGGCCACCCAGGCCGCGCTCAACGCGCTGGAACAGAGCGACGGCTCGACCGCGCACTTCGACTTCAGCGAGTTCACCGACCGGGTGAGCGGCACCTTCAACGGCGGCAAGGTCAGCGCGGCCACCGCCAAGGAGAACGCCCGCCGCTGCATGTACAAGCTGGAGGCGGTGCGCAAGAAGCTCGGGAACAAGCCGATCACGGTGAACTCCGGGTTCCGCAGCATCGCGCACAACGCGGACATCGGCGGCGCCAGCGACAGCATGCACCTCTACGGCACGGCGGCCGACCTGAACGTGCCGGGTGTGTCGAACAAGACCGTCTACCAGAAGGCCGAAACCAGCGGGTTCTCCGGCCTCGAGACGTACAACACCGATCACCAGCACGTGGACAGCCGGGCCGACCTCGGCCGCGCGTGGTGGTGGGAGAACGGGACGGTCTGA
- a CDS encoding ketoacyl-ACP synthase III family protein, protein MRVDDLYLNGIGTDVGALSPVAASLAAGEFTADDAGRTGQLSTAVAGLPGPELAVRAGRKALREAESTGGEPVWPTLCLHAGIYHSGIDFWHAASYVRDQLGVGAGPGLTLELGAMSNSLVAGLDVAASVLRGRPDHDAALITAGDRFGAPGFPHWTTDTGIVYGDAGSAVVLSRRPGLARIRAIASYTDPSLEGLQRGNEPFRTASIAAHRSLDIRARKRQWLGRHGGPALVDSRNADGVTTVVKTALADAGVDLPDIARICAPHYGRRLVHTQILRPLGIPEHRTMTELGLRVGHLGASDQIVALDHLLRTGEAGPGDHVLLLGIGVGMTWTAVVLQLGPVAAR, encoded by the coding sequence ATGCGCGTGGATGACCTGTACCTCAACGGGATCGGCACCGACGTCGGCGCGCTGAGCCCGGTCGCCGCCTCGCTGGCGGCCGGGGAGTTCACCGCCGACGACGCCGGGCGGACCGGCCAGCTCTCCACCGCCGTCGCCGGGCTGCCCGGCCCCGAGCTGGCGGTGCGCGCGGGGCGGAAAGCCCTGCGTGAGGCGGAAAGCACGGGTGGCGAGCCGGTGTGGCCGACGTTGTGCCTGCACGCCGGGATCTACCACTCCGGCATCGATTTCTGGCACGCCGCGTCCTACGTGCGCGACCAGCTCGGCGTCGGCGCCGGGCCCGGCCTCACGCTCGAGCTCGGCGCGATGAGCAACAGCCTGGTCGCCGGCCTGGACGTCGCGGCGAGCGTGCTGCGCGGCCGTCCGGACCACGACGCCGCGCTCATCACCGCGGGCGACCGGTTCGGCGCGCCCGGCTTCCCGCACTGGACCACCGACACCGGCATCGTCTACGGCGACGCCGGCAGCGCGGTCGTGCTGTCCCGGCGGCCGGGCCTGGCGCGGATCCGCGCGATCGCCTCCTACACCGACCCGTCACTGGAAGGCCTGCAGCGCGGCAACGAACCGTTCCGCACGGCCAGCATCGCCGCGCACCGGTCACTCGACATCCGCGCCCGCAAGCGCCAGTGGCTCGGCCGCCACGGCGGCCCGGCGCTCGTCGACAGCCGCAACGCCGACGGCGTCACGACGGTGGTGAAGACCGCGCTGGCCGACGCGGGTGTCGACCTGCCCGACATCGCCCGGATCTGCGCCCCGCACTACGGCCGCCGCCTGGTGCACACGCAGATCCTGCGCCCGCTGGGCATTCCCGAGCACCGCACGATGACCGAACTCGGACTGCGAGTCGGTCACCTGGGCGCCAGCGACCAGATCGTGGCGCTCGACCACCTGCTCCGCACCGGCGAAGCGGGCCCGGGCGACCACGTGCTGCTGCTGGGTATCGGCGTCGGCATGACGTGGACGGCGGTGGTCCTGCAGCTCGGCCCGGTCGCCGCGCGGTGA
- a CDS encoding helix-turn-helix domain-containing protein: protein MTPHMDKFAAHLRMLKDRSGQGYERLGRQAGVSGSSLHRYCSGKSFPADYRVVHSFAKVCGASTEELRELHQLWALADTGRADEPPPEPAEVPPRPRRRAYVAVAIAIAALLAGGLAWATAGGTASGPAAPGRYADRVLFSTGCQPPVSMGQHDECVTEVQNLLVAAQGRLSVDGSFGPETLRRVTAFQVLAGLPARGVVDEATKNALYDHRTSMAGWSAAMVEQRIRAVFTEAPDTAVAIARCASFLDPLWVLPNTNGSRNWGVFQISDGRLLELGGTPRQAFDPVWNIDAAHRLWSARHDFHDWPACSAALQPPQPH from the coding sequence GTGACCCCGCACATGGACAAGTTCGCCGCCCACCTGCGCATGTTGAAAGACCGCAGCGGGCAGGGCTACGAACGGCTCGGCCGGCAGGCCGGGGTCAGCGGCTCCAGCCTGCACCGGTACTGCTCGGGCAAGAGCTTCCCCGCCGACTACCGCGTGGTCCACTCCTTCGCCAAGGTCTGCGGCGCGTCCACGGAAGAACTGCGCGAACTGCACCAGCTGTGGGCGCTGGCCGACACCGGCCGCGCCGACGAGCCGCCGCCGGAACCGGCCGAAGTTCCGCCGCGGCCACGAAGACGCGCGTACGTGGCGGTGGCCATCGCGATCGCGGCCCTGCTGGCGGGCGGCCTCGCCTGGGCCACCGCCGGTGGGACCGCGTCCGGCCCCGCGGCCCCCGGCCGGTACGCGGACCGGGTGCTGTTCTCCACGGGCTGCCAGCCGCCGGTCAGCATGGGCCAGCACGACGAGTGCGTCACCGAGGTGCAGAACCTGCTCGTCGCGGCCCAGGGGCGGCTTTCGGTCGACGGCTCGTTCGGCCCGGAGACGCTGCGCCGCGTCACCGCGTTCCAGGTGCTGGCCGGGCTGCCCGCGCGCGGCGTCGTCGACGAGGCCACCAAGAACGCGTTGTACGACCACCGGACCAGCATGGCGGGCTGGTCGGCGGCCATGGTGGAGCAGCGGATCCGGGCCGTCTTCACCGAAGCGCCGGACACCGCGGTCGCGATCGCCCGCTGCGCCTCGTTCCTCGACCCGCTGTGGGTGCTGCCGAACACCAACGGCAGCCGCAACTGGGGCGTCTTCCAGATCTCCGACGGCCGCCTGCTGGAGCTGGGTGGCACGCCGCGCCAGGCGTTCGACCCGGTCTGGAACATCGACGCGGCGCACCGCCTCTGGAGCGCGCGCCACGACTTCCACGACTGGCCGGCCTGCTCGGCGGCCCTCCAGCCGCCGCAGCCGCACTAG
- a CDS encoding GH25 family lysozyme, translating into MQRLALAVAVLLVFPAAAATAVAAEPVAVCGHTTAQPTLKQGATGTSVAEAQCELNLATKASRYTPIGADGSFGPATDARVRVFQKCAALSVDGQIGPNTWAALNSWAARPRKCATQGTSDTAQSVVCGHSTARPTLQSGATGTDVKELQCRLNLAMEPGHYPPLTVDGQFGDGTRNRVIQFQHCVNASADGVAGPTTWAKVTDWSSRNTYCTPPKPAGHPIDGVDTAKYQHPGGAPINWGAVKASGVEFATVKATRGLNVTDEYLATDLPAARNAGLAVGPYHFYTGTAAGTGGAQADRFIAAVKATGYTGKRAGDLPPVFDLEWKDDGSGGCPPYVTVADAKAWLDKVQAAFGRTPIIYTQKSFLDACLGGTTALSAYPMQLADYRQSVTQPALPAGSKTWLMWQYTDAAIPDGIPAPATGDVFNGTQADLDQLANR; encoded by the coding sequence ATGCAAAGACTCGCTCTGGCCGTCGCGGTGCTGCTGGTGTTCCCCGCCGCGGCCGCAACCGCGGTCGCGGCCGAACCCGTTGCCGTGTGCGGGCACACGACGGCCCAGCCCACGCTGAAACAAGGGGCGACCGGCACCTCGGTCGCGGAGGCGCAGTGCGAACTGAACCTCGCGACCAAGGCGAGCCGCTACACGCCGATCGGGGCGGACGGCTCCTTCGGGCCGGCCACCGATGCCCGCGTGCGCGTCTTCCAGAAGTGCGCCGCGCTGAGCGTGGACGGCCAGATCGGGCCGAACACCTGGGCCGCGCTGAACTCGTGGGCCGCACGGCCGCGCAAGTGCGCCACCCAGGGCACGTCGGACACCGCGCAGAGCGTGGTGTGCGGTCATTCCACCGCGCGGCCGACCCTGCAGAGCGGCGCCACCGGCACCGACGTCAAGGAACTCCAGTGCCGGCTGAACCTCGCCATGGAACCGGGGCACTACCCGCCGCTGACGGTCGACGGCCAGTTCGGTGATGGCACCCGGAACCGGGTGATCCAGTTCCAGCACTGCGTCAACGCCAGTGCCGACGGCGTCGCCGGGCCGACCACCTGGGCAAAAGTGACCGACTGGTCCAGCCGCAACACCTACTGCACGCCGCCGAAGCCCGCCGGGCACCCGATCGACGGCGTCGACACCGCGAAGTACCAGCACCCCGGCGGCGCGCCCATCAACTGGGGCGCGGTCAAAGCGTCCGGGGTGGAGTTCGCGACCGTCAAGGCGACCCGCGGCCTGAACGTCACTGACGAGTACCTGGCCACGGACCTGCCCGCCGCGCGCAACGCCGGGCTGGCCGTGGGGCCGTACCACTTCTACACGGGCACGGCGGCCGGCACCGGCGGCGCGCAGGCCGACCGGTTCATCGCCGCGGTGAAGGCCACCGGGTACACCGGCAAGCGGGCTGGCGACCTCCCGCCGGTGTTCGACCTGGAGTGGAAGGACGACGGTTCCGGCGGCTGCCCGCCGTACGTCACGGTCGCCGACGCCAAGGCGTGGCTGGACAAGGTGCAGGCGGCGTTCGGCCGGACCCCGATCATCTACACCCAGAAGTCGTTCCTGGACGCCTGTTTGGGTGGCACCACGGCGCTTTCGGCGTACCCGATGCAGCTCGCCGACTACCGCCAGTCCGTGACGCAGCCGGCGCTGCCCGCCGGCTCGAAGACCTGGCTGATGTGGCAGTACACCGACGCGGCCATCCCCGACGGCATCCCTGCGCCGGCGACCGGGGACGTCTTCAACGGCACCCAGGCCGACCTCGACCAGCTTGCCAACCGCTGA